From Myxococcales bacterium, one genomic window encodes:
- a CDS encoding copper oxidase — protein sequence MVPNGRTLPFVRRGDVKVFHLIAEPVQHQFAPGLDVEAWGYNGGTPGPLIEAVEGDRVRIYVTNKLPEPTTVHWHGVFLPSGMDGVGGLSQDYILPGKTFRYEFTFTKAGTFMYHPHFDEMTQIALGLVGMIVVHPRRVKTTRPVRDYSLMAHEWKVPIGAARPDPMAMNDFNLLTFNSKAFPATEPLVAEIGDLVRIRFGNLGPMDHHPIHLHGYAFEVVETDGGPVPRSARRPETTVLVPVGAVRVVEFVADTPGDWAMHCHMTHHVMNQMGHDASNLIGADVDGLDRAVGKVVPGYMTMGATGMGDMMTMARPRNSISMLGGRGPFDHIDMGGMFTILKVRPSLTGAGDPGWWDNPPGTVADEASAAELARDGIVT from the coding sequence GTGGTCCCCAACGGCCGGACGCTGCCGTTCGTGCGCCGCGGCGACGTCAAGGTGTTCCACCTGATCGCCGAGCCGGTGCAGCACCAGTTCGCGCCCGGCCTGGACGTCGAGGCCTGGGGCTACAACGGCGGCACCCCGGGGCCGCTGATCGAGGCGGTCGAGGGCGATCGGGTCCGGATCTACGTCACCAACAAGCTGCCGGAGCCGACGACCGTTCACTGGCACGGCGTGTTCCTGCCGAGCGGTATGGACGGGGTCGGGGGCCTGAGTCAGGACTACATCCTGCCGGGCAAGACCTTCAGGTACGAGTTCACGTTCACCAAGGCGGGCACATTCATGTACCACCCGCACTTCGACGAGATGACCCAGATCGCGCTGGGCCTGGTCGGGATGATCGTCGTGCACCCACGGCGGGTGAAGACGACGCGACCGGTCCGGGATTACTCGCTGATGGCGCACGAGTGGAAGGTCCCGATCGGCGCCGCGCGCCCCGACCCGATGGCGATGAACGACTTCAACCTGCTCACGTTCAACAGCAAGGCGTTCCCGGCGACCGAGCCGCTGGTGGCCGAGATCGGTGACCTGGTGCGCATCCGCTTCGGCAACCTCGGGCCGATGGACCATCACCCGATCCACCTGCACGGCTACGCGTTCGAGGTGGTCGAGACCGACGGTGGGCCGGTGCCGAGGTCGGCGCGCCGGCCCGAGACCACGGTGCTGGTGCCGGTCGGCGCGGTGCGCGTCGTGGAGTTCGTCGCCGACACGCCCGGCGACTGGGCCATGCACTGTCACATGACCCATCACGTGATGAACCAGATGGGCCACGACGCGTCGAACCTGATCGGGGCCGACGTCGACGGCCTCGATCGCGCGGTCGGCAAGGTCGTGCCCGGCTACATGACCATGGGCGCCACCGGGATGGGCGACATGATGACCATGGCCCGGCCGCGCAACAGCATCTCGATGCTGGGCGGACGCGGCCCGTTCGACCACATCGACATGGGCGGGATGTTCACGATCCTCAAGGTGCGGCCGTCTCTGACCGGCGCCGGCGACCCGGGCTGGTGGGACAATCCGCCCGGCACCGTCGCAGACGAGGCGTCCGCGGCCGAGCTGGCCCGCGACGGCATCGTGACCTGA
- a CDS encoding TolC family protein — MTRPGRVALGVGVLGIALAACAPSRGAVFGPVGHEVDRRIGVAPLWNDRAPDARVPAAVAALLARPLTLDAALRIAVANNRHLQAAYDELGIAAADIAEATTLAPTSVDVNRKYALDGGGDETELEAVQDVLDLIQLGQRRGIASAELRGAQARAIAATVALAAEVERAFYDVVAANQALELRQTAFDAASAAAEVIERMHAAGNTIDPRSRASAISARWPASSWRGRRPRSRPPRADRSAARADRRGHCLVGDRAAARRAGRGRCPRRSRAARGRRQLALAGAARRRRRCGRPRRVGARLRVASPELGVGVAVARRDGGEWEAGPALRIGLLLFNQQQGPWARPGPAHRARNELLATAVDLRATARAIRQEVLGAHAEARHWLDVVLPLRQRVLDETLLQYNAMNATTFELLMARRELVDAGAQYVEAVRRYWSAMAAATALRRGGPPSAHASTQEAP; from the coding sequence ATGACGCGGCCCGGTCGCGTCGCGCTCGGCGTCGGCGTCCTCGGGATCGCGCTCGCGGCGTGCGCGCCCTCGCGCGGCGCGGTCTTCGGACCCGTCGGCCACGAGGTCGATCGCCGGATCGGCGTCGCGCCGCTGTGGAACGACCGCGCCCCCGACGCGCGCGTGCCCGCGGCGGTGGCGGCCTTGCTGGCGCGCCCGCTCACGCTCGACGCGGCGCTGCGCATCGCGGTCGCCAACAACCGGCACCTGCAGGCCGCGTACGACGAGCTCGGGATCGCGGCGGCGGACATCGCGGAGGCGACGACGCTGGCGCCGACCTCGGTCGACGTGAACCGCAAGTACGCGCTGGACGGCGGCGGCGACGAGACCGAGCTCGAGGCCGTCCAGGACGTGCTCGATCTGATCCAGCTCGGCCAGCGCCGCGGCATCGCCTCGGCCGAGCTGCGCGGCGCCCAGGCGCGCGCGATCGCGGCCACGGTCGCGCTGGCGGCCGAGGTCGAGCGCGCGTTCTACGACGTCGTCGCGGCCAACCAGGCGCTCGAGCTGCGCCAGACCGCGTTCGACGCCGCGAGCGCGGCGGCCGAGGTCATCGAGCGCATGCACGCCGCCGGCAACACGATCGATCCGCGCTCGCGCGCGAGCGCGATCAGCGCGAGGTGGCCTGCATCGAGCTGGCGCGGGCGCAGGCCGAGGTCGAGGCCGCCGCGCGCCGATCGATCGGCTGCTCGGGCTGACCGGCGCGGACACTGCCTGGTCGGTGACCGCGCGGCTGCCCGACGTGCCGGCCGTGGGCGCTGTCCTCGACGATCTCGAGCCGCGCGCGGTCGCCGACAGCTCGCGCTGGCGGGCGCGGCACGCCGACGCCGACGCTGCGGCCGGCCGCGTCGGGTCGGCGCGCGCCTGCGCGTGGCCTCCCCCGAGCTCGGCGTGGGCGTCGCGGTGGCGCGGCGCGACGGCGGCGAGTGGGAGGCTGGCCCGGCGCTGCGGATCGGCCTGCTGCTGTTCAACCAGCAGCAAGGTCCCTGGGCCCGGCCCGGCCCGGCCCACCGCGCGCGCAACGAGCTGCTCGCGACCGCCGTCGACCTGCGCGCGACGGCGCGCGCGATCCGCCAGGAGGTGCTCGGCGCCCACGCCGAGGCGCGCCACTGGCTCGACGTCGTGTTGCCGCTGCGCCAGCGCGTGCTCGACGAGACCCTGCTGCAGTACAACGCGATGAACGCGACCACCTTCGAGCTGCTGATGGCGCGCCGCGAGCTCGTCGACGCGGGCGCGCAGTACGTCGAGGCGGTCCGCCGCTACTGGTCGGCGATGGCCGCGGCGACGGCGCTGCGGCGCGGCGGCCCGCCGTCGGCCCACGCGAGCACCCAGGAGGCCCCATGA